From Oncorhynchus clarkii lewisi isolate Uvic-CL-2024 chromosome 26, UVic_Ocla_1.0, whole genome shotgun sequence, the proteins below share one genomic window:
- the LOC139384845 gene encoding lysyl oxidase homolog 1-like — MMMLPLVVMSLVCVLLGSGWAQAQDQAVGQDGAATPWRQMIQWENNGRRFSLLNSGAEYVPAGAQEQERSHRVVVADSRPRTPRRPQGGNVRRQAPSRGGSETVRGQARHPFGFGQVPDNWRQGSVGTGSTNPRFRPSTGSSSSSSSSFSSSYNVPVQPYPQYPFPQQPYPLPYDPSVVEGAGRGYAEPPFQRATGGGYGAGGGGYGAGGGGYVGVGGGYTGVGYGTGAGLAPVVPRSPQDYGEDGYRYYQSYGYGPNPAVPAVPAVPARAAQPPFSDGLDRRYTHSLYNGGEDPAAAAAAADTVPAAPDRTVAGAQPPVRSPQYEQFPPFGRPQVQPQPPFLPPVVPGRNPNTAVENPSVNVGSVYRPEQRGLPDLVPDPNYVQASTYIQRAHMYSLRCAAEEKCLASTAYSAETTDYDVRVLLRFPQRVKNQGTADFMPNRPRHTWEWHSCHQHYHSMDEFSHYDLLEVTTGRKVAEGHKASFCLEDTTCDFGHLKRYACTSHTQGLSPGCYDTYNADIDCQWIDITDIQPGNYILKLQVNPKYLISESDFTNNVVRCNIHYTGRFVTTTNCKISQS; from the exons aTGATGATGCTGCCTCTTGTTGTGATGAGCTTGGTGTGTGTACTACTGGGCTCTGGATGGGCCCAGGCCCAGGACCAGGCTGTGGGGCAGGATGGCGCTGCCACCCCCTGGAGACAAATGATCCAGTGGGAGAACAACGGCCGGAGGTTCAGCCTCCTCAACAGTGGAGCCGAGTACGTCCCTGCCGGAGCACAGGAGCAGGAGAGAAGTCACAGAGTGGTGGTGGCTGACTCTCGCCCCCGAACCCCCCGCAGACCACAAGGTGGGAATGTACGCAGGCAGGCCCCCTCCAGGGGAGGCTCGGAGACCGTGAGAGGACAGGCCAGACATCCATTTGGCTTCGGACAGGTGCCCGACAACTGGCGCCAGGGCTCCGTGGGGACAGGCTCCACCAACCCCCGCTTCAGGCCATCCACTGGGTCCTCTTCATCGTCCTCATCATCCTTCTCATCTTCCTACAACGTCCCTGTCCAACCCTACCCGCAATACCCCTTCCCTCAGCAGCCCTACCCCCTGCCCTATGATCCTAGTGTGGTGGAGGGAGCAGGTCGGGGCTACGCGGAGCCACCCTTCCAGAGGGCCACAGGTGGAGGCTATGGTGCTGGTGGTGGAGGATACGGTGCTGGTGGTGGAGGATATGTTGGTGTCGGTGGAGGATACACTGGAGTCGGGTATGGAACGGGTGCTGGTCTGGCCCCTGTGGTTCCACGCTCCCCACAGGACTATGGTGAGGATGGCTACCGTTACTACCAGTCCTATGGCTACGGGCCCAACCCTGCCGTGCCTGCCGTGCCTGCTGTGCCAGCACGGGCTGCCCAGCCACCCTTTTCAGATGGCCTGGAccgcagatacacacacagcctctacAATGGAGGAGAagatcctgctgctgctgctgccgctgCCGACACAGTGCCCGCTGCCCCGGACAGGACAGTGGCTGGCGCTCAGCCTCCAGTACGAAGTCCCCAGTACGAGCAGTTCCCCCCGTTCGGTAGGCCCCAGGTGCAGCCACAGCCTCCTTTCCTTCCGCCTGTGGTGCCAGGAAGAAACCCCAACACTGCCGTGGAGAACCCCAGCGTCAACGTCGGGAGTGTCTACCGGCCGGAACAGAGAG GTTTGCCAGACCTGGTTCCTGATCCCAACTATGTGCAGGCCTCCACGTATATCCAGAGGGCTCACATGTACTCTCTCCGCTGTGCTGCCGAGGAGAAATGCTTGGCAAG CACTGCCTACAGCGCTGAGACTACAGACTATGACGTCAGAGTCCTGCTTCGCTTCCCACAGAGGGTTAAGAACCAGGGGACAGCTGACTTCATGCCCAACCGACCTCGACACACCTGGGAGTGGCACAGCTGCCATCA ACACTACCACAGCATGGATGAGTTCAGCCACTATGACCTGCTGGAGGTCACCACAGGAAGAAAGGTGGCTGAGGGACACAAGGCCAGCTTCTGTCTGGAGGACACCACCTGTGACTTTGGTCACCTGAAGCGTTATGCCTGCACATCTCACACTCAG GGTCTGAGTCCGGGCTGCTACGATACGTACAACGCTGATATTGATTGCCAGTGGATCGATATAACAGACATCCAACCTGGGAACTACATACTAAAG CTCCAGGTCAACCCCAAGTACCTTATCTCGGAGTCTGACTTCACCAACAATGTGGTGAGGTGCAATATCCACTACACGGGACGCTTCGTCACAACAACCAACTGCAAGATATCTCA GTCCTGA